A segment of the Stigmatopora nigra isolate UIUO_SnigA chromosome 15, RoL_Snig_1.1, whole genome shotgun sequence genome:
tactagtagttgtagtactactatgactagtagtagtagtagtactagtcgtcatagcagtagtactaggcgtcatagtagtagtagtagtcatcatcatagtagtagtactagtcatcgtcatagtagtagtactagttgtCGTCATAGTGGTAGTACTAGTTGtcgtcatagtagtagtaggtgtagtagtagcagtagtcaaagtagtaggtgtagtagtagcagtagtcaaAGTAGTAGGTGTAGTTAGTAGCAGTAGTCAAAgaagtagtactagtagttagTCATTGTCATAGTATTAGTAGgtttagtagtagtactagtagttagTCATCGTCATAGTATTAGTATgtttagtagtagcagtagtcgtaatagtagtactagtcatagtagtagtactagtagtagtattagtcatCGTCATAGTATTAGTAGGTGTcatagtaggagtagtagtggtagtactaaTTTTAGATTCAAACAAGaacctcagaactgcgaggcagatgCACTGTCCCATTAATGTAACCAATGAATCAATCTATTCAACGTCGCTCTTTATGTTGATGTTTATTTCCTCTGCACAGGTTAAAGGTCACACTTTCAGTTGATTATGACTCAAAATGCAGAAAGGTTGATAATCAGAGTGTAATCTCCCCACAAGGATCAGTCTAAAGTTCAAAGCAGACGTAGCATAGATGTCATTCTGACAGAAAGAACAAGACCAAAGGGAAAgcttttgtgtgcttttttttttacccagctTTGTGAAGAACACGCTGGCAGAGCACTGCAAAAGAGGAGGTCGAACTTTTCTCCGTGGAGAACATGGACATCCTTGAGACAGATGCTTATGACAGACGGCAGAGGAGGAACACAGTACGCTCCTTTTCTTTACCATATTGTCTTTGATCTGAATATtcgattttaatatttattaattaagtttgatttatatatatatatatatatatatatatatatatatatatatatatatatatatatatatatatatatatatatatatatatatatatatatatatatatatatatatatatatatatattatatatattatatatatattatatatattatatatatatgaccaACTTCTTAGGCATTAAGTCATGTGTAATAAGATCATTGTATCAGAATACAGTGTTGCTGACTCAGATTGTCTTTTAATGGAATTTAATtctattcagtgttttttatatgttgtttaGTCTCTACAAGTTGAAACTCAAGAAGTATTTTCCTCTtaaatatggcttttttttgtctttcagtcCTGCGCTCTGTTTGTTTCTCTGGTGCCTTTCTTTTTGGCCACAGCCTTGTTCTTCTACCTGTGGACCCCAAATCCCCCGACGTCCATCGTGCAGGCAGCCGTTAAGTCGGCGCCGACGGTGCTGCTGGCTGTGGCGGTGCTGAGCTGGAATGGATGTCAGAGCGTACTGGCTGTGGCGGGAGGACTTGTCATCTCAGCTGTGGGTGACTGTTGCCTGGTGTGGCCAGAGTTATTTCTCCATGGTAGGGGGACACATTAAGTTCttatatttaattcattcactgTCATTAACAGTGATGAAGATGAAATCCAATGGGGAGGCTGGCGTTgtatgatcatgtttcactgtcaTTGAGGCCTATAAGCGTTCAATCCAATTTGTCTGGGGCAGCTGGCAGTGATCGAACAATTGCTGGGTAGACCTCACCCTCTCTAAaagtgattggacgtctgtcgatggcaggcaatgagttaatgttCCACGTAGTTTTTGATGTTTGCAAAAGTAATACTCCACTCTCCATATTTCCAAGCATTTATCTTgagaaaaagcatgttttcTTGATTTTTATGCAGAAACTATCActttatgtccttttttttcaagGCATGGCTGCATTTGCTGTGGCTCATCTTTTCTACTCCATCACCTTCCTCTCATCCCGTTACGAGACACATTCCTCCTCATCATGTACAAGCGTGTTGTATCTGATCCTGGTTATGATTGCTGCTGGCTTTTACGCATACTTGTTTCCATTTTTGAAGAAGCACCAAAGTTCAGAGATCCTGGTTCCCGCAGTGGGAGTCTACACTGTCTTGATCACAATAATGGCGATATTAGCCATCAGAACCCATCGGGCATTTACATTGCTGGGAAGTTTGTTATTCATTGTGTCTGACTGTGTACTGGCTTTGCAAGAATTTAAGGTGATAGCACTTGGGGAAAATAGTGATgttgttgtcatggtaacatATTACTTAGCACAGTTACTAATTGCCGTGGGGGATACGACGGCAGTGGAACACACAAATGACTTTTCCAAGTGGAAGAAGTCCTAGAACAAGGgtatcagactcgggttggttcccgGGCCAATTTAACCAAaactatataatatttagatttgtttttgttataaatggattaaaagaactggattaaaaaccctgaatattcattttttatagataaaatacaatgtttattttagcttttttttaaatatattttttagattttacaaaataatttttgaactaaaaactgtaaaaaatggattaaaaaataacagttattgatttaaaaggcggaaaatcaggaaatttaatatacatctatactcctcattttaatttgattctaaaacagaaaatgatttactttcccgggccacacaaaatgatgcggcgggccagatttggcccccggccgccactttgacaccccaaGTAACATACTGCTAATTACAGGTAGCCTGGATGACAGTGAGACAGCCTGATATACATTTATGATGtatgtatttagttttattgttttatatatttaaatataccaAGCAAAATTGGTTTGGAAATGATTTGATTGGAGTAAAAGGTACATTTAAGTACCTTCAATGTATTTTAGTGAATGTTGCCAATGTGATCCCATTGTTGTATGTAGTGTTGCACTGATAAATTTATATTAACCcctcttttttccttttaatacaAATTTATTTCCACACTCACTTGAATGCACAAGTAATTACTATTGTGGCTAGATAATATACTGTTTTAGGTACTAATCTGCCATTGAAGGTACTACATGTCCAACCCAATCATGAGTGCAACACTAGTTACGTGTATAAGAAcacttatttattgttattattaaatatagTAATGAACTTTGATCAATCCAATATAATGGTTGCACAATTGAAAGTCcattaaagagagaaaaatattcACAGGTATTGATTTTGAACATTGACAACAAAAACAGAGATGACTTCACCTATTATTTGCGATGACTTACCAAAGTTTTCAATACAAATTACCTTGAATATATGTATTGCAATCCATTCAGAAAACCACTGCTTTAACACACAGTCAAATCTTTCATGTTAACATGAATCTGGGTGATGAGGGTTCATGAGCACATTGGCAGTCAGCGGTCCATGCCGTGGTCATCTGACTGGCATCCATGGAAACAAGCCATTCTCAAGCGGTCACAGAAGTCCAGTTCTTCCTGTTTGAGAAGTAGAAAAAGCTGCTCATTTTCTGACccaataaacaaatgaataaatattacatttataaatatatacagaagGGTTCACTCATCTAAATTGTACTCTATGTATGTATTATTCCATTATGTTctctattatttgttttattgatgGAATTTAACACATTTAAAGTCAAGCACTGTTTCCCGAAGCACACTAATTTGTCAAAACTGCCCTCATTTTGATTTATCAGCTATTATCTTTGTGTCGTGCCTTGCCTCAAACAAAATTAACCCTTCAGGATGAGAAAACTTGTGTTGATGAACAGTTGTGATGAGTGATTACCATGTTAGTACACATTGGAAACCTACCTGACTTTCCTCTTTCCCTCGGAGTTCTCTTGCTCGTAGTCGCAGTAACTCTTCAAGACCGAGAGATGGATCCCTACAATCTTTAAGTCCCTTTTCACAGTCTTCCACTAAGCTGGACACATATATCACAAGTTTTCAAGTTTCCAAAATTCAGTGGACTGAGCAACTTCCTTACCAACAGAGGGCGCCGAGTACGTGTTCATGGACAAGTGAGTGTGGCATGCGCAGAACTGACACCAACTGTTGCACCATCCCCATGGAGACAACCGTATCTGCAGGAAGAATTTATGAAACACAATGAATGCTGTGGCAATGCTGTCAAATTATGGGCTGTGAGAAGTATATCAATGTATTAAAGACCACATATATAATTTCTCATTCTCCTAATAGAGTATGCTACCAAAACCTCAAGTTTCAAATAGAAATATACCTTCTGGGTTGAAAATCAATACTATGGCATATTTAAATGACAGCATCAAaggcattattaaaaaaaaatcatcataaatCATCATAAAAACTAATCAGTAATTATGGAATGTACTTTTCTGTTCCGGATGTGACGTCAGCAGGTTGAGCAGAAGAAACGCTGACTTGGTCTGGAGCTTCTCATGTTCTGACTGCATGCCTCTCATCATTACCGAGAAGCCGTCATGGAACAAGAAGGCCGCCAGTCCTGCTTCCTGTTCTCGCACCAGACCTGCAATCAGTCAAAAGACCCTTATATCGTTTGTTTTACACCGATGGTTGAAGTTGTTATGACAAGTACTCACATGAGACTGCATAAAGAGCTTTGACCCTGACTGTGGGGTGGGGGTCGGAGTCTGTCAGCTGTAGAAGTTTAGGCAAAGCGTTTATCTTTAGCAAGTGATCTTGTACTTGAGGCATGTTCTGGGCACAGGAAGCAATCAGCTGAGCAGAGCTCCACCTCAACCTGCTTTGGACGTGAGATAAATATCGGGAGACGCACAAATCCAGGCCTCCCAGAACCATCAGGTCTGCAAAGGACCAGGGAATGCCATTACAATACTGCCCATGGCTTTGAGATTATTCTTGCATAAATCATATCGCTGACTGACCTCTGGCATTGTCGAGGTTCTCGCACAAGTCTGATAGCAACTCAAAGACAGATTCACgttcatcttcatcttcatcccTATCTCCCACACAGTTCACCTCCTCCTTGTGCAGGATAGCCAAGCACTGCTTCATCTGCTCCACTTCATCCATCTGTCCTTTGCAGGCCTCTGCAAGAGCCTCCCTCAGCCAGACGCTTCTctgacaagtaaaaaaaatacttaacttGAAgttgcgatttttcaattatcgtggccatgtctgttctacattaaacgcaatattcgagggattactggaaTTTTTTGAGGGGACCAACCTCCACTGAAATAGGTTCAACAGGAGCAGGACCTTCTGCTCCAGAGCCAGCATCGAGTGCCAATTGTAGGACTCCTTGAAGATTCTGGGGGTATCTTCTGTTTTGCCTGTCTTCTGCCATGTTTCTGAAAAGGAAGAAAGTTGATTCAATACAATGCAAACCGAGTAAAGACACTACTGTtgtctaatacaaaaaaaatatgaattttacaTTGATATTTTTGCAATCCGATATTGCATCCAGATACACCATTTCCGTTGCAATACTTTTAAAAGACCCTGATAACCATAGTACAAACATACACTTTGACCATATAAAACAAATCCCCTGATTCACTAATCTTTAGGTTAGacccacccctgttttagatGATCAACAAACACTAGGTACCAGCCGACAAAATTCTATAGTAGGTTATTTTTGAATGTCACTTACCTTCAAACAGTCTTGAAATGTTAAAGAGCAAATGTGACCACGGATTCTTTTTGATAGGCCAGAAGGCTGAACTAGAAGATAGGCGAAGAAGCTAGAACGTTCGAGTTAAAGTAGTAAACGCGTGAGAAGCAAGTAAGCGGCCATATTTTACCGTAATGTAAAAAACAATGTCGCAAAACAACACATAACTAACAGTTTGTTAATTCCGACAATATTTGAGTATATTCTTAtacttgttttaataaaaaaaatctgaacaaatTAATCAAGGCTGATGACATTATTACGTTCAGAATTAAAAGAAACTGGAGTTTTATTAGCGGAGTTAAGACACTGAAATGACGTAGGGGTTGGGTCTGGTCAAAGAGTAATATTGAAGCGAGAGGACTAAGTCATGTTTCACGTTACAGCGTTATCTTTCATAATATCTCAAGTGTTGATTTTGaatgatttgtttgtattttaatcTTATTGCaggaaaaagtgaaaataatatATTACAAAAAGAACGCACAATTACTAATAAATTAGAGGGCATGAAATTGCGCCAGTACTTTATTACAACCGTTTCCCCCTTGTACACGATTGTTCTCTTGcacaacattttgtctttggatTGTCTGACTGTGTCCAAGATGGCAGCGCTACTAGGACTGCGTGCTTGCGTCTCTGGTAAAATTAAACTTTCCCCACAAATCTTCATCACTGCGATGTTTTTGTGTTTCCGATGGAATGCTCGCTCAAAAAGAGTGGATCCGAACATGCCTTTGTATTTAATGCAGCCttaaaaatgttatgaaaaCGAAATGATGCTTCTTATGCACAGCAAGGTCACGTTACCGGTGATCGCAAGCTAACATTACAGCTAACTAGAAGAAATAAAGTGATCGATTATCATTCTTtgactttaacatttttttaaaggttggCTTAGAGATATCGACATGTTGCCCTATTTTCAGCAAAATCCAacttataatatttttaaatataaaatctgCTTAGACATCCACGTTATGAAAGTGTGCTTTGGTCAGATCGTATTAGTAATTATTTGATTCTCATTTACTTATTTCTTTTATTGTAccatatcatattaaatgatcttttcttcttcttcagctcTTCATTTGTCCACACCTAGTCTGGTGCAGAGCTCCTTTAAATTAGTGAGTATACACAAAGGATCCTGTACAGAGTCAATCAAATAGTAGTTTCTAATTATCTTtcatctattcttttttttagtgtgcTGTGCCTCTGAGTGTGCGGACTTTTGCTGCAGAAGCAAAGAAAACTTACAGCAGAGAGAAGCCCCACGTCAATGTGGGAACCATTGGACACGTTGATCATGGCAAGACGACCCTAACCGCAGCCATCACTAAGGGTGAGGATGGACATTTTTTCTGGGAAATAATTCTATTCTGAATCTTTGTATTGTGAATGACTGAATTTATTTAtggtcaaaatgtattttgttaacCCTGACAGGGCCTGTATCCACCTTATTGGCTGGTAGACATCCAATTTGTTTTGACTGTGAGGGGGCAAATTAGGCCTGGGcaatatgataaaataatttttcacaattaaaaaaaaaatctgtttataTCGATAAATAAGACAATAACTATcacctttttctttcaaatttgaaactacTGTGAATAAGcaaataatttactttcctcgttattcaattatgaaagtaactgttacctaatttgaaagaaaatagaatataaaataggatgatttttgttcttttgtggTTTTCGGGTGGTTTTATCGCAATTTAAATGTAGtgaaaattgttattattgttgacaaacaaTATTCATTTTATCCCACACAATGTTCAAGGGGCCTTTGTTTTATCCATTGCCAGAAACAGTAAGACAAAGTATCATGTTATATCACTGTattcatcattgtcatcattagTGCTTGCTGATGCTGGTGGTgccaactttaaaaaatatgaggAAATCGACAACGCCCCTGAGGAAAAAGCCCGAGGAATCACTATCAACGCCTCTCATGTTGAATATACCACGGCTAACAGACATTACGCTCACACGGACTGCCCCGGTCATGCTGACTATGTCAAGGTAAGCCATTATTAAACTgtgagaaaaacaaatgaatacaattttaacaGGATTTTAAAGGGACCTAACTTTCTAGTTTTCAAAATCCTCCCTTTTCAGAACATGATCACAGGCACAGCTCAAATGGATGGCTGCATTTTGGTGGTGGCGGCCACCGACGGCCAGATGCCCCAAACCCGCGAGCACCTGCTCCTGGCGAGGCAAATCGGCGTGGAGCACGTGGTGGTGTTCATCAACAAGGCGGATGCCGTGGAGGACAAGGAGATGTTGGAGCTGGTCGAGATTGAGATCCGCGAGCTTCTCACAGAGTTCGGCTACGACGGCGATACCACGCCCGTTGTGATTGGCTCTGCTCTTTGTGCCCTGGAGGTCAGTGAAGGCAGAATGTGGCTTTGGGAAGTCACTACAGGTGGTGAGATTCTAGCGCTTATTtgacttgaatattttgtttcaggGAAAACAGCCGGAGCTTGGCATGAATGCAATTCTGAATCTTTTGGAGATTGTGGATTCCTATGTTCCGTTACCCAAGAGAGAACTGGAAAAGCCTTTCCTTCTGCCCGTGGAAAGTGTTTATTCAATTCCAGGTATGAACCACGCAGTCTTAATGGGACTATGTTTTGTTCAAATTAATTGGAGGATCCATTTAAAGggataaaaactaaataaaaaaggatAAAGAATGCCATTTAAAGAAGACCGGTGTAATAAAATGagtcaaataaaattaataacaataaaaatggcCGAAAAAATACATAACAAGGGTGGCCATTGTGTATGTTATTCtgggaattttttatttttattttgggacCTCACACGGTTTCCCTCTTTTTACTGACATTGGCGGTAATAATAATGCAGTAGAACAATTATAAACATTCTGTAGAAAAATTCATATTCCTAAAAGTGTCCATGTAAACTGAGCAACATTATCCTTACGACTAAATCTAAATCTAAGTTTGTATTATATGAAATTCTATTGCCGCAACCGTCTTCTGTGTTTATTGCATGTTTGTGTTGTGAGTGCTTTATGAAAAGCTGTTTTTGTGcaataatatttaaatcaattgttttgAATGCATCATGTTAATTTTCAGGCAGGGGCACTGTAGTTACCGGCACCATGGAGAGGGGCATCATCAAGAAAGGGGACGATTGTGAGTTTGTTGGTCACAATCGCAGCTCCAAATCCGTAGTTACAggtaagtgtaaaaaaaaaaatagtatacatAGACTACAGTGTAAATGGAGATTTTTCTCTTGGAATTGTGACTATGGCTGGACTTATTTTATTTAAGCAAATCCAAGAGAGAAAAGCAGACACCAGCATCTCTGATTGTAACTTCCATTTGTTGTTTTGGTCTCAGGTATCGAGATGTTCCATAAATCTCTGGATCGGGCTGAGGCCGGAGACAACTTGGGTGCTCTGGTCAGAGGCATGAAGAGGGAGGATGTGAGGAGAGGGATGGTGATGTGCAAGCCGGGATCTATCAAGCCTCACCAAAAAGTCAAGGCTCAGGTTGGAAATGTTATCTATCCCCACACTTCCTTTAGGTTCTTcttttcagaagttctgctattTGGTCAGTAGGGTGTGCCCTCACAATGTTGTAACTTATCATCTTCTCTTATGTGTCCAGGTCTACATTTTAAGCAAAGAGGAGGGAGGTCGACACAAGCCGTTTGTTAGCAACTTCATGCCTGTTATGTTCTCCCTAACGTGGGACATGGCCTGCCGAGTCGATCTGCAAAATGACAAGGTGTGTACTCATGTGTTTGATAATTCTGCACTCAAGGAAATGTAGATAAACTTTTTGGATAATCTTTCAAATTCTGCAGATTCACGGTGGAGTAAAGCCCATGATAAAAACTCATTTCTTCTTATTTCTATGTAAAATTCAATTGGACTAATTGTGCATTAATATTAAGAGACTCATTTCTTGTTTAACCAGTTTGGCAAAACTTTGCAACATAAAATTCCTAGTTACACaagtttaaagtttttttttttttaaatcaacatggattattgtaattaatttattaattgaCAGTGATCAATCAATGCCAGATCCTCAGTtacaatgaattggacatctattgctttCAATGGTAGCCATTGTGTGGCAAACTAGCCGAAAAGTCTTAATTTGGCTACTCAGACTAAAACGTTATCTGATGTTGTCTCTTTCAGGAAATGGTGATGCCGGGGGAGGACGCATCTTTGACCCTCACGCTCCGACAACCTATGGTCCTTGAAAAAGGCCAGAGATTCACTCTTCGAGACGGCAACAAAACCATCGGCACAGGCCTGGTGACAGACATTCTGACAATGACAGATGAAGATCAGTGGGTTTCGTAGAAAAATGTTTCATGTGACAGGGTAGGGGTGAGGGAAACATGGCAGGGGATTGAAGATAAGAAGTCCTCATTTGAAATACTGTAATGCTACAATTGTATCATCCCATATGACGCAAAATTCCAGTACAGCAAAATATTTGTAAAGTTACCCCACTGTTGTTGGAGTGAACAGCCAGGCAGTCTGCTTCATGTCATTTatgtaataaaatgtatttaataattcTGGTTGTATTAGTTTATCTTCCTCCTACATAATCGAAAAGTTCAGTTCCAGCATGTGACTGTACTAATATCTCACAAGAGGGTAGCAAAGACCCTATTTAATCACTGATTCAAAGTAGTCTCCATATAGATTACATCTATGAGATTGGTTTGGAAACTAATCATTTCTGTTTTTTAATGTGACAAACACAAATTTATACATTAATGTTTGAGTTGAAACtgagtaaaaaaacattgtcactAATGCAATTGAACTCTTAGTGGACACATAAAACAATTCTAAATACATAATTCCATCAAATGAGTCAGATGTAATTATGTTCTAAATGCcataataaaattaatataaaattgcGTCACTTGCATTAGTggcttttattcaattttttaaaatggattgcggtgtaagtgtatatata
Coding sequences within it:
- the tmem86b gene encoding lysoplasmalogenase, with product MDILETDAYDRRQRRNTSCALFVSLVPFFLATALFFYLWTPNPPTSIVQAAVKSAPTVLLAVAVLSWNGCQSVLAVAGGLVISAVGDCCLVWPELFLHGMAAFAVAHLFYSITFLSSRYETHSSSSCTSVLYLILVMIAAGFYAYLFPFLKKHQSSEILVPAVGVYTVLITIMAILAIRTHRAFTLLGSLLFIVSDCVLALQEFKVIALGENSDVVVMVTYYLAQLLIAVGDTTAVEHTNDFSKWKKS
- the hspbp1 gene encoding hsp70-binding protein 1 — translated: MAEDRQNRRYPQNLQGVLQLALDAGSGAEGPAPVEPISVERSVWLREALAEACKGQMDEVEQMKQCLAILHKEEVNCVGDRDEDEDERESVFELLSDLCENLDNARDLMVLGGLDLCVSRYLSHVQSRLRWSSAQLIASCAQNMPQVQDHLLKINALPKLLQLTDSDPHPTVRVKALYAVSCLVREQEAGLAAFLFHDGFSVMMRGMQSEHEKLQTKSAFLLLNLLTSHPEQKNTVVSMGMVQQLVSVLRMPHSLVHEHVLGALCCLVEDCEKGLKDCRDPSLGLEELLRLRARELRGKEESQEELDFCDRLRMACFHGCQSDDHGMDR
- the tufm gene encoding elongation factor Tu, mitochondrial, whose amino-acid sequence is MAALLGLRACVSALHLSTPSLVQSSFKLCAVPLSVRTFAAEAKKTYSREKPHVNVGTIGHVDHGKTTLTAAITKVLADAGGANFKKYEEIDNAPEEKARGITINASHVEYTTANRHYAHTDCPGHADYVKNMITGTAQMDGCILVVAATDGQMPQTREHLLLARQIGVEHVVVFINKADAVEDKEMLELVEIEIRELLTEFGYDGDTTPVVIGSALCALEGKQPELGMNAILNLLEIVDSYVPLPKRELEKPFLLPVESVYSIPGRGTVVTGTMERGIIKKGDDCEFVGHNRSSKSVVTGIEMFHKSLDRAEAGDNLGALVRGMKREDVRRGMVMCKPGSIKPHQKVKAQVYILSKEEGGRHKPFVSNFMPVMFSLTWDMACRVDLQNDKEMVMPGEDASLTLTLRQPMVLEKGQRFTLRDGNKTIGTGLVTDILTMTDEDQWVS